The genomic stretch CGAAGCAGCTTCGCCATGGTTGCGCGCCTATTTCATCTTTGACCAATGGCAAAGTTTCCTCGTGTGCGTCTCTAATGCGTTTGTTTCATTGGCTGTTGGTCATATAcccaaaatttcaaataacaaCGTATTCGgtgtaaaatgttaattatgcttgcagtataaaaattgaacgaCTAATTCAGCGACAAAAAAACTGTGGAAATGTAGACTAATTTCAATACTAGTTTgaaatagttatatttaatcgCATTGATTGCTCAATGATAGTAATACTTTGTTTTAATGTACACTTGGACTCTTCTCTTCAaagattgaattatatattaattattaaaaaaatcttgtcttcgctgttattatatctttccataaataaacttttaatgttACGTTAAAGTGTATCTATTGAGACTTTAAAACTttctatacaaattataaataaaaataaattaattgcttttgaagaaaatatgtatattttgcttttttgttttctagaTGCTGTTGGCCGCGAAAAAAACTGCTCAGTAGCAAACAAATgttgacttttatttttagaaccaACAAATCAATGGATCTGTTCGTTTTAGTTGAACTGGCTGCATtagttcagagtttatctttttctttccaatatAGAGAGAAATGTCAAGTGTTGACAATGTCAAATGTTGACAACGACCCAATGACAAGATGATAATTGAGCTTCTCTGTTGAACGCGACCATTGGAAACGGATCCAAAGAGCCAACAAGTCCGAATGATGTGACATGCATATCCCGCGAAAAGTAGCATTTTCaaatacttttctttaaatatcttaatatattataaacaaatccAATTGCatgtctgtatatataaaaagagaatatattacactatttgtaatgcaatataattatatataaaacgaattatcagaaaaaaaactcttaaattaaagagacaaaaaaatatgtagaatataatttttaaataattttgaagaacattgaataacaaatataattgcaaaaaagtttatgtttgagttaattttattatacttataaaatgtttaaagtatttgattatatttatggaagatctataaaaatttcttttcttccatcaataaaaattgaacagGTTAGGATTATTTGTTTGATCCAAATACGGTAAAATGTGTGAGTAATATCGTCAGGAAGCTAAAGCGAGTGGGTGGTTATAAGAATACGTGGTGAACTATAGTTGACTATTTTAACTTGATAGCAAAGTATTAAATCACGTTGTCGAAAGCaacagtttaattttaattgcaacatAAAACTTTGGAGAAATGTaggtatacattatatatattatatattatatactcatatagtttttatacaaaatttcattgatttatgagttaaatattgttaatttaattataaaatacaattttttggaatagaatttaattttatattatgaaatatatttaattatatatataatcatatgtacataatatatttatatctaattgtatattttaaaatctgtcCTTTATTACAGGtatcaagttatttttattttctttattattattactttaatacgAGGAGaagattattatgaaattcttGGTATAAATAAGACAGCTGGCCAGGATGAAATTCGAAGGGCTTTTAAGAAGTTGGCTATCATTCATCATCCTGATAAAAATAgtgtatgttaataattattatataaataatttaataaattattattgtctaAAATACTGCTAACAATATTCTAACATTTCAGGATGACCCAAATGCTCATGACAAGTTTATTCGATTAACAACAGCATATGAGGTATTGAAGGATaatgatttaagaaaaaaatatgatctttATGGAGAAGATGGTCTTAATAActctaataaaaaacaaagctATCATTCATGGAGTTACTATCAAAacagttttatatatgaagatgatcaatatgttattaatttggaagaaaatgattattgtgagtatataattttttcttctttttattaagattcaaGTTATAATGGTCATTACATTTATAgttattaagatttatatataaacaaatgtataaatatatatatatatatatatatatatatatatatatatatatatttatgtatataaattttctttttagttgaaaatgttataaattctgAGTCAAGTTGGTTTGTGAATTTCTACTCTCCAATGTGCAGTCATTGTCATCATTTAGCACCAACATGGAAGAAAATAGCTAAGTTACTCGATGGTATTATGAAAATTGCAGTAGTGAACTGTGAATATGATAGGCCATTATGCCATCGAGTGGGAATCCGTGCTTATCCTAcactgatttattttaaaaaggtacatgtatataaagatagaaaaagagaagatgtctaatttatctatatattatttcttcttagGAAATAGATTCtacataattttagatattttttcctcCACATATATGGACCATATCTGTCAGTAAGACGAAATACTAACTCATCTTTGTCTCAAAGAATTCACAGCATGGAGTACATTATACAGAAGAGAAATCACAGGAAGCCATTATGCGATTTGCATTAGATGGACTAAACATCCGTATACCTGAAATAAGTGAAACACAATGGGAATTGTTTTTACGCGGCAACATTGTTATGCAAAGACCCatgctaatttttatatgcggTGATCAGCAGAACTGTTTTACTTCTGATGAAAAGCTCATAATAGCAGctacatttgtaaatatcacattatttatatcatttattttcactgaaatacatttttatcagaatatatttattctatattaatattctgaaCAAAATGTGTGGTTTTTCTAGGATAAGATAATTGATGTAAAAGTATTTACATGCAAGAATAACAGATATCATGAAAAGATATCTTCCAATACACACGCGGTTTATCTGCCAATGCATGATGCATCTTCCTGGGAACCTGTATTCTTTAATAGTATGTctgatataaatacattaatagaaAAACTTTTGGAACAATTGCCAAGTCCACAAGAATTGACTGACAAAGATTTTGATGTGAGTAAAGTATTACTTTGTTAGCTTTTTGTAATAGATACATAATATctgtattttcaaattttatgttaatcgaatatatctaatataatttgcagATTATTAAGAGAACAGAATTTAATGCTGCTTGGctcatatgtttttatattggtGATTCAGCAAATCTGAAAGATTTAAATctgcaaatgaaaaaattttcaatcaatgGTGTTAATTTAGGTAAAGGTTTGCATATATGGATTTCTAAAGATGGATTTactgtagaatatttttatataatatgcaatatatttttacaggtAAAATGAATTGTGGTAGAAATGaacaaatttgtaataaattaggCATCAATCGTTATCCAGTTTGGGGCATGCTTAAGCCAGGTGGAGCATTTGAATTGAATCATGGAAAAGCTACTAACAATGATATCATGAAGTTTGTACAGATTAGTGTGAAAACTACAAACGTTTGGGCGCTCTCCGCAGAGAAAGCATTATCGATATTACAAGGAGACAATGGTATTTAAAAATGCGTGCCACATTTTGGCGAGATTTTGCAATACTAATTATAGGAAAATGTTACAGAAAATGAAGTATGGTTCTTAGATTGGTATTCACCATGGTGTCCACCTTGTATACGGTTTCTGTCGGAACTTCGCAGGGCATCTTTAGAATTTGATGCATCAGTTGTCCATTTTGGTACTATTGATTGCACCATTCATACTATACTATGCCATCATCATAATATACAGCATTATCCTACTGCAATGCTCATAAATGGCAGCAGTACATATCAATTTACACTACAAAAAACAGCTAAGAATATTATCCAAttcattaatgaaaaaagaaatccatCAGGTAAGAGATAATATAAGCAGTGTCTctcatttcttcattttatgtttttattatttaatgtagttATAGAATTAACGTCGGAAAATTTTCACCGTAAActggcgaaaaaaaaaagtaaagttatGTGGATTGTTGATTATTTTGCACCATGGTGTGCACCATGTCAAAGATTAGCATCTGAATGGATAGCTGTTGCAAAATCACTAAGCAGTTTGTCGTTTGTAATTGTGGCCAGTGTAGATTGTGAGGCTGAATCTTCCTTGTGCGCGTTACAAGGAATACGTTCTTATCCCAACATTAGAATGTATCCATTAGGAAGTGAAGGTTTAAGTACAATTGcgtaagtaattataattcacaattcaatcatatgtattcatatatgttacatatgtattcatatgtattcatatatgttACAAAACAATAagtctttttatacataaaattaaagatgatataacattttattttacatattataggTTGTACAATGGGCAACGAGATTCATTATCCATATTAACATGGATAACAAACTTCTTTCCAAAGAAAATTCACGATTTAAATCCTTCTGATTATCAAAAAGTGTTGGATAGTAAGTATATATGGATCGTCGATTTTTATTTGCCGCAATGTTGGCACTGTCAAAAGATGGAACCCGAATTTGCAATTGCTGCTC from Cataglyphis hispanica isolate Lineage 1 chromosome 3, ULB_Chis1_1.0, whole genome shotgun sequence encodes the following:
- the LOC126859238 gene encoding dnaJ homolog subfamily C member 10-like, which encodes MYQVIFIFFIIITLIRGEDYYEILGINKTAGQDEIRRAFKKLAIIHHPDKNSDDPNAHDKFIRLTTAYEVLKDNDLRKKYDLYGEDGLNNSNKKQSYHSWSYYQNSFIYEDDQYVINLEENDYFENVINSESSWFVNFYSPMCSHCHHLAPTWKKIAKLLDGIMKIAVVNCEYDRPLCHRVGIRAYPTLIYFKKNSQHGVHYTEEKSQEAIMRFALDGLNIRIPEISETQWELFLRGNIVMQRPMLIFICGDQQNCFTSDEKLIIAATFDKIIDVKVFTCKNNRYHEKISSNTHAVYLPMHDASSWEPVFFNSMSDINTLIEKLLEQLPSPQELTDKDFDIIKRTEFNAAWLICFYIGDSANLKDLNLQMKKFSINGVNLGKMNCGRNEQICNKLGINRYPVWGMLKPGGAFELNHGKATNNDIMKFVQISVKTTNVWALSAEKALSILQGDNENEVWFLDWYSPWCPPCIRFLSELRRASLEFDASVVHFGTIDCTIHTILCHHHNIQHYPTAMLINGSSTYQFTLQKTAKNIIQFINEKRNPSVIELTSENFHRKLAKKKSKVMWIVDYFAPWCAPCQRLASEWIAVAKSLSSLSFVIVASVDCEAESSLCALQGIRSYPNIRMYPLGSEGLSTIALYNGQRDSLSILTWITNFFPKKIHDLNPSDYQKVLDSKYIWIVDFYLPQCWHCQKMEPEFAIAAQLLEKVKFGRINCNFYMHECAHIKVFPTLILYKPKQKKKNRYNTDNIKITATTAEAIRDEILEIINVRIKRDEL